The proteins below come from a single Denticeps clupeoides chromosome 15, fDenClu1.1, whole genome shotgun sequence genomic window:
- the slc41a2b gene encoding solute carrier family 41 member 2, whose translation MNLRTIGGAVAGALGPHVSSGGWRSLSLKGRIPSLSAGPAGYTPLQEERLTMSDLSSAKPDPLQNGFRSEASHRESRRHSDRASRASVSLSDSGEGRYSEVAPMLPSGPGSGGEDGEEDEEDEDECDDDDDDEGQGLTAVRNMPKESLLAMVLQILVPFLLAGFGTVSAGMVLDIVQHWEAFKYVSEIFILVPALLGLKGNLEMTLASRLSTAVNVGKMDSPIEKWNLIIGNLALKQVQATVVGFLAAVAAVVLGWIPEGKFQMSHAVLLCSSSVATAFIASLLQGIIMVGVIVGSKKTGINPDNVATPIAASFGDLITLAILAWISQGLYNCLDSHSYVSSLVCAFFLCLTPVWIVVASKHPASRMLLYSGWEPVITAMLISSIGGLILDKTLSNPNLAGIVVYTPVINGIGGNLVAIQSSRFSTYLHFHSVPGEVPEEAKGCYYPCRTFCGSGANHRSAQVLLLLVVPGHLIFLYTIHLMKSGHTTLTPIFMAVYLAAALLQVLLLLCIADWMVHSMWRSGKDPDSFSIPYLTALGDLLGTALLALSFHFLWVIGDQDSDVGD comes from the exons ATGAACCTCCGAACCATAGGGGGCGCTGTGGCCGGCGCTCTGGGGCCACACGTGAGTAGCGGTGGCTGGAGGAGCCTCTCGCTGAAGGGCCGAATCCCCTCGCTGAGCGCGGGGCCTGCGGGCTACACCCCCTTACAGGAGGAACGGCTCACCATGTCCGACCTGAGCAGCGCCAAGCCGGATCCGCTGCAGAACGGCTTCCGCTCGGAGGCCAGCCACCGGGAGAGCCGCCGGCATTCCGACCGCGCTTCCCGAGCCTCTGTGAGCCTGTCGGATTCTGGAGAAGGCCGCTACAGCGAGGTGGCGCCCATGCTGCCCAGTGGACCGGGGTCTGGAGGAGAGGACggtgaggaagatgaggaggatgaagatgaatgtgatgatgatgatgatgatgagggtcAGGGTTTGACCGCCGTGCGCAACATGCCCAAAGAATCCCTGCTGGCCATGGTGCTGCAGATCCTGGTGCCGTTCCTGCTGGCCGGGTTCGGCACGGTGTCGGCTGGCATGGTGCTGGACATTGTTCAG CACTGGGAGGCCTTCAAGTACGTCAGCGAGATCTTCATCCTGGTTCCTGCTCTTCTCGGGCTGAAGGGGAACCTGGAGATGACGCTCGCCTCCAGACTGTCCACCGCG GTGAATGTTGGGAAAATGGACTCGCCCATTGAGAAATGGAACCTGATAATTGGGAACCTCGCTCTCAAGCAG GTCCAGGCGACGGTCGTGGGCTTCCTGGCAGCCGTCGCCGCCGTCGTGTTGGGATGGATCCCGGAAGGGAAGTTTCAGATGAGCCATGCGGTCCTGCTGTGTTCGAGCAGCGTCGCCACGGCGTTCATCGCCTCACTTCTGCAAG GTATCATTATGGTGGGTGTGATCGTGGGCTCCAAGAAGACTGGCATCAACCCGGACAACGTGGCCACTCCCATTGCTGCCAGCTTTGGAGACCTCATCACCCTGGCCATCCTGGCATGGATCAGCCAAGGACTGTACAATTGCCTGG ACTCCCACTCCTACGTCTCCTCCCTGGTCTGTGCCTTCTTCCTCTGTCTGACGCCCGTCTGGATCGTCGTCGCCTCCAAACACCCGGCCAGCCGCATGCTGCTCTACTCTGGCTGGGAGCCGGTCATCACGGCCATGCTGATCAGCAG TATTGGAGGCCTGATCCTCGACAAGACCTTGTCCAACCCGAACCTGGCTGGTATAGTGGTTTACACCCCGGTCATCAATG ggATCGGCGGAAACCTGGTGGCCATCCAGTCCAGCCGCTTCTCCACTTACCTCCACTTCCACAGTGTTCCGGGTGAGGTGCCCGAGGAGGCCAAAGGCTGCTACTACCCCTGCCGCACCTTCTGTGGCTCAG GAGCCAATCACCGCTCGGCACAggtgctgctgcttctggtcgTCCCGGGCCACCTGATCTTCCTCTACACCATCCACCTGATGAAGAGCGGCCACACCACGCTCACGCCCATTTTCATGGCCGTGTACCTTGCTGCCGCGCTGCTGcag gtcctgctgctgctctgcatcGCTGACTGGATGGTCCACTCCATGTGGCGGAGCGGGAAGGACCCCGACAGTTTCTCCATCCCGTACCTCACCGCGTTGGGCGACCTTCTGGGAACGGCGCTCCTGGCTCTCAGCTTTCACTTCCTGTGGGTCATCGGTGATCAGGACAGCGACGTCGGCGActga
- the nopchap1 gene encoding NOP protein chaperone 1, whose protein sequence is MEHERKVHVSQELLSCGNERSVQEKLLLKPRSPPKTCRVPTSGVLERLHSFLPKIAQANETLKQCMSSAPEGHFNIENVEESKNVIEMDVALVELRSSSDEAESSEDDNSDTDSEEDEKLKLPGDGSRKRKADIQVLEGEDV, encoded by the exons ATGGAACACGAGAGGAAGGTCCACGTTTCTCAGGAGTTGTTGTCCTGTGGAAACGAGCGGT CGGTTcaggagaagctgctgctgaagcCCCGGTCGCCGCCGAAAACCTGCAGAGTCCCGACGAGTGGCG ttTTGGAGCGGCTCCACTCTTTCCTCCCCAAGATCGCTCAGGCCAACGAGACACTGAAGCAGTGTATGAGTTCTGCTCCGGAGGGCCACTTCAACATTGAGAACGTTGAGGAGTCCAAGAACGTGATAGAGATG GACGTGGCCCTTGTTGAACTGAGAAGCTCTTCTGACGAGGCAGAATCATCGGAGGATGACAATTCAGACACAGACTCTGAAGAGGATGAGAAGCTGAAGCTACCAGGAGATGGGAGTAGGAAACGGAAAGCAGACATCCAGGTTCTGGAAGGGGAAGACGTTTAG